Part of the Leptolyngbya iicbica LK genome is shown below.
ACTGCATCACCTCGTCAGTAATCAGCGGCGCCAGACTATTCAAAATATCTCGGACATCAGGATTCGCATCTAACACCTCTTGACGCACCACAGGCGCAACTTGATAAGGCGGAAAGAGTTGTTGATCGTCCTCCAACAACACCAGGTCAAACGCGCTGATTTCACCATCTGTACCAAAGGCGACAGCCACATCAGCTTCACCATCGACTAAGCCTTTATAACGCAACCCGGCATCGACGGCTTTGTAACTATTGAGTTGAAAATTTCCATAGGCGGCTTGCAGACCCGGTAAGCCGTCTTCCCGAACTTCAAACTCGGGGGGGCCAATTAAAGTGAGGTTGCTGGCTTGAGCTGCGAACTCAGAAATTGTCGTAATGCCCAATTCGCTAGACTTCTCTTGGGTCATGGCCAATGCCTGAGTATTATTCATCGGCGACGGCTCTAGCCAAACCAAATTGAACTGTTCTTGGTACTGACTCGAAACCGTTTCGTATACCACCGTCGGATCACTATTCGCCTCGGCTTTGAGTACCGTT
Proteins encoded:
- a CDS encoding glycine betaine ABC transporter substrate-binding protein; this translates as MRIWRRWLSPVALFVCAVFVTVACAGNNGGSDVIRVGSKDFTEQLILGEMYALVLEDAGYSVERKLNLGGTPVAQAALESGEIDLYPEYTGTGLLTVLKAEANSDPTVVYETVSSQYQEQFNLVWLEPSPMNNTQALAMTQEKSSELGITTISEFAAQASNLTLIGPPEFEVREDGLPGLQAAYGNFQLNSYKAVDAGLRYKGLVDGEADVAVAFGTDGEISAFDLVLLEDDQQLFPPYQVAPVVRQEVLDANPDVRDILNSLAPLITDEVMQSLNYQVTGEAQEPDAVALQFLQESGLLEAAASEAE